The Actinomycetota bacterium genome includes the window GGTCGGCCTGGTCCTGACCGTCCTGCCCCTCACCGCCCTGGTGCTGGGCGCCCGCTGGCAGCCGGCGGGCTGGCCGCTTGTGGCGGCAGCCGCCGCTGTCCTTCTCGTGCTGGTCCGGCCCTGCTCGGGCCGGTGCTGATCGAGCCGCTGTTCAACCGGTTCCGCCCGCTCGACCCCGGGCCGCTGCGGGCCCGGCTGCTGGAGCTGGCCGAGACCATGCGGGTGCCGGTCGGCGACGTGCTCGTGGCCGACGCCAGCCGCCGCACGACCAAGGTCAACGCCTACGTGTCGGGGCTGGGCCGGACCCGCCGGGTCGTCGTCTACGACACCCTGCTGGCCGCCGCCGGGCCGGGGTCGCCGGGCGGGGCCGACGAGGTGGCCCTGGTCGCCGCCCACGAGCTGGCCCACGTCCGCCACCGCGACGTGCTCTGGGGGACGGTCGGGGCCGCCGCCCTGGCCGCCGTGGCCGTGCTGGCCGCCGTGGCCGTGTTCGACCTCGAGCCGGTCCAGCGGGCGCTCGGGGTGACCGGGCTGGGCGACCCGCTGGCCGCGCCCGGCCTGCTGCTTCTGGCCGCCCTTGGCGGCCTGGTGGCGGCGCCGGTGGCCAGCGCGATCAGCCGCTGGGCGGAGGCCAGGGCCGACTGGGTGGCGCTGGAGGTGACCGGCGACCCGGCCACGGCGGTCGCCGTCGAGCGCCGCCTCGCCCTCGAGAACCGGGCCGACCTGCGCCCCAACCGGCTGCTCATGCTGCTGTTCGCCAGCCACCCCTCGACCATGGCGCGGATCGCCCAGGCGTGGCTCTGGGCCGAACGCCACTAGAATGCCCGGGCCGTGAACCTGCTGCTCGTCACCAACGACTTCCCGCCCCGGTCCGGGGGAATCCAGCAGTACTGCCACAACCTCGTGCGCCGGCTGCCACCCGACCGGGTGGTCGTCTATGCGCCGGCCTGGCCCGGGGCGGCCGCCTTCGACGCCGACCAGCCATTCCGGGTCGTGCGCCACCCGGGCCGGACGATGCTGCCCGTTCCCGGCGTCCTGCGGCGGACGGTGGCGCTGGCCAGGGAGGTGCGCCCGGACGTGATCTGCTTCGGGGCCGCGTTCCCGCTCGGGCTGCTGGCGGGGCGGCTCACCCGCGCCACCGGGGTGCCCTGCGTCGGCTTCACCCACGGGGTCGAGGTCGCCGTCGGCCGGGTGCCGCTGGTCCGCCGCCTCATGGTCCGGGTGGCCGGGGACCTGCGGCTGGTCACGGCCGTGAGCCGCTGGTCGGCGGCCCGGGTGACCCGGGCCGTGCGCGGCCGCTGCCCGGTCGAGCTGCTCCCGGCCGGCGTGGCCGCCGACGCCTACCACCCGGCGGTCGACGGGCGGCCGGTGCGCGCGCGCCACGGGCTCGGGTCGGCGCCGGTCTGCGTCTGCATCTCGCGGCTGGTCCCACGCAAGGGCCAGGACCGGCTCATCCAGGCCTGGCCGGAGGTGGTGGCCCGGGTGCCGGAGGCGCGGCTGCTGCTGGTCGGCGGCGGGCCGTACGAGCGGCGGCTGCGCCGGCTGGCCGCGGCCAGCCCGGTGGCCGACCGCATCCACCTGGCCGGCGAGGTCGCCTGGGAGGACCTGCCGGCCCACTACGCCGCCGGCGACGTGTTCGCCATGCCGTGCCGCACCCGCTGGCTGGGGCTGGACCTGGAGGCCCTCGGGGTGGTGTTCCTGGAGGCGGCCGCGACCGGCCTGCCGGTGGTGGCCGGGCGCTCGGGCGGCGCCCCCGAGACGGTGGCCGAGGGGGAGACCGGGACGGTCGTCGACGGGCGCCGGCCCGGACCGGTCGGCGCCGCCGTGGCCGGCCTGCTGGCCGACCCGGCCCGGGCCCGGGCCATGGGGGCGGCCGGCCGGCGCCGGGTCGAGGCCGAGTTCTCCTGGCCGGCGGTCGTCACCCGCCTGGAGGAGCTGCTCTCCATCGCCGCCGGGGCCCCGAAGTGAGGACCTCGTGGGCGCGGGCGCCGCTGCGGATCAGCTTCGCCGGCGGCGGGACCGACGTGCCGCCGTACCCCCAGACCCACGGCGGGGCGGTCCTGTCGGTCACCATCGACCGCTGCGCCACCGCCGAGCTCCGCCCCCGGCGCGACGGCGACTACCACGTCGTCTCGCGCGACCTGCGGGCCCGGGCCGCCTTCGCCCCCGACGAGCTCGGCTTCAACGGCCACCTCGATCTCGTCAAGGCGGTCCTGCGCGACCTGGCGGCCCGCCGGCCCGGTCGCGGGCTCGACCTCACCCTGGCCACCGACGCCCCGCCCGGGTCCGGCCTCGGGTCGTCCTCGGCGCTGGTCGTGGCCATGCTGGCCGCGGTCGGGGCGGCCACCGGCCGGCGCTGGTCCCCGGCCGAGCTGGCCCGCACCGCCTACCAGGTCGAGCGGGTCGACCTCAAGATCGAGGGCGGCATGCAGGACCAGTACGCCGCCGCCTACGGCGGCCTCAACTTCATCGAGTTCGCCGGCGACGACGAGGTCGAGGTCCGCCCCCTGGCGGTGGCCGCCGACGTCCTTGAGGCCCTGGAGCGCTCGCTGGTGCTGGCCTGGTCGGGGGACAGCCGCACCGACGACGGCATCCTGCGCCGCCAGGTCGACGGCGTCCTGGTCGGCTCCGAGCAGAGCCTGGCCAGCCTGGGCGCGCTCAAGGCGCTGGCCGAGGCGATGCGCGACGCCCTGCTCGCCGGCGACCTGGCCACCTTCGCCGAGGGCCTGCGCCAGGGCTGGGAGCACAAGCGCCGGCTCGCCACCGGCATCGCCACCCCCCGCCTGGAGGAGCTGTACGAGGTCGGCCGGGCCGCCGGGGCGGCCGGGGGCAAGGTGCTTGGCGCCGGCGGCGGAGGGTTCATGCTGTTCGCGGCCCCGCCGGAACGGCGGGCCCGGATGGTGGCCGCCCTCGAAGGCGCCGGCGCCCCCTGTTCGCCGGTCCGCTTCGACCCGCACGGCGCCTCCGCCGGCAACCACCGGACCCGGGGGAGCGCATGACGGATATCGACGGGTATCTGAAGGCCTCGGCGGCGATGGCCGCCACCCTGGCCGAGCGGCCCGGCGGGGCCGCCGTGGAGCGGGCCGCCCGGCTGGTCGCCGACGCCCTGGCCGGCGGCGGCCAGGTGCTGTTCTGCGGCAACGGCGGCAGCGCGGCCGACGCCCAGCACCTGGCCGCCGAGCTGGTCGGGCGCCTGCAGCTGGAGCGGCCCGCCTACCGGGCGGTCGCCCTCACCACCGACACCTCGGTGCTGACCGCCCTTGGCAATGACTACGGCTACGCCGACGTGTTCGCCCGCCAGGTCCAGGGCCTGGGCCGGCCGGGGGACGTGCTGGTGGCCATCTCGACCAGCGGCCGCTCCGAGAACGTGCTCCGGGCGGCGGCCGCCGCCAAGGCCGGCGGCATGGCCGTGGTCGCCTTCCTCGGCCCGGCCGCCTCGCCCCTCGACGACACCGCCGACCTCGCCCTGCACGTCGACGGCGACGTCGCCGGCCTGGTCCAGCAGGGCCACATCACCATCGGCCACGCCCTCTGCGGCTGGGTGGAGCAGCGCCTGGCTGGTTCATGAGCCGGCCGGCGGTGTTCCTGGACCGCGACGGCACGCTGGTCGAGGAGGTCCCGTACCTCCACGACCCGGCGCGGGTGGCGCTGCTGGGCGGGGTGGGCGCCCTGGCCCGGCTGGCCGCGGCCGGCTACGCCCTGGTGGTGGTGACCAACCAGGCCGGGGTGGCCCGCGGCCTCTACGACGAGGCCGCCGTCGACGCCGTCCACCGGCGGCTGGCCGAGCTGCTGGCCGGGGCCGGGGTGCGGCTCGACGCCGTGCTCCACTGCCCGCACCATCCCGAGGGGACGGTGCCCGGCTACGCCCGCCGCTGCCGCTGCCGCAAGCCGGGGCCGGGGATGCTGGAGGCGGCCGCCGCACGCCTCGGCCTGGACCTGGCCGCGTCGTACATGATCGGCAACCACCCGACCGACGTCGGCGCGGCCGCCGCCGCCGGGGTGACCCCGCTGTACGTGACCACCGGGCAGGCGGCCGGGCGGCCGCCGCCGGCGGGTGTCGCCGTCGTCGACGGCCTGGAGGTGGCGACCCGCGCCGTGCTGGACGGGACCGTGGCGCCGGCGGGCGGGAAGGCGACCAGGCCCGCTCCGGCCGTGACGGAGCGGGCCTGGCCCGGGATGCCGGTTGGTCGCGGACGACCGCGCCCCTGACCGGCACCGCCAGCGGCGGGTTCGGGCCCCCCCGGTCCCGGTGACCGCCCCCGTCGGTCCCGGACCCCCCCGAACACCGAATCCTTCCGCTGTGTCCCCATCCCCCTGCCGGTTCCGGCGGGCTCCTCCTGTGTCTCCGCCGGTACCTCTCGGGAGGACGAGATGAGCGTAGCCGCCGCCCCCCGCTGGCGTCGGTGCTCTGGGTCACCGCATCCCGGTGATCTCCGACACAACCGGCACAGACCAGGCTCAGGTGAGCCGGCGGAGCGCGTCGGGGTTGCGCAGGCGGATCGAGTCGGAGTCGTAGTTGATGAAGCCGCGCTTGCGGAACGCCCCCAGGGCCCGGCTGACGTTCTCGCGGCTGGCCCCGACCATGCCGGCCAGGTCGCGGTGGGTGAGGCGCAGGGAGATCCTGGTCCCGCCGTCGGGGTCGGGCTCGCCGAGGTCGTCGGCCAGGCCGAGCAGGACCTTGGCCAGCCGGCTCTTGACGTCGAGCGACAGCAGGTCGTCGATCAGCGCCTCACGGGCGGCCAGCCGGGCCGCCACCTGCCGCAGCAGGGCCGAGGAGGCGGGCGGGTTGGCCTCCAGAAAGCCCCAGAAGGGGTCGCGGCCGATGGCCCAGGCGGTGGTGGGCGAGGTCGCCCGCGCCCCGGCGGTCCGCCGGCCCTCGTTCAGCAGGGCGAGCTCGCCGATCAGGTTGCCGGCCCGGATGATCGTGTGGACGAGCTCGCCGCCGCCCCGGACGGGGGAGACGATCGCCACCTCGCCGGCGGTCAGCACCAGCACGTGGTCGGCGGGTTCGCCCTGGCGCATCAGGAAGCTGCCCACCGGGTAGTCGAACGGGGTCGCCTGCTTGGCCAGCTGGTCGAGGGCGTCGGGCCGCCCGTGGCGGAAGATCGGGCTCTGCTCGAGCACCTGAAGCAACGCCGCCTCGTCGGCCTGGGATCGCCGTCGGGTCATCTCCCAACTCCCCCTTCCGGGACCTCTGCCTGGGTCAGGCGGCGGACCAGGGCATGGGCGCCCATGGTGGTCGCCTGGTCGAGCGCTCGCTTGGCCACGGCGCCGGCCTCGTCGGCCCGGCCGACCCGGCGCAACGCCGGCGCCAGCTCGACCAGCGTGTGCAGCTGGTCGAGGCGGTGGCCGGTCGTCTCCAGGGCGGCCAGGGAGCGCTCCAGCAGCGCCACCGCCCTCGCCGGGTCGCCCGACGCCAGGGCCAGCTTGGCCTCGGTGCGCTGCAGCCGGGCCCGCGAGAACACGTCGACGTCCTGGACCGCCGCCCAGGCGCGGGCCACGGCCGCGGCCGCCTCGTCCGGGTCGGCGCCGGCCAGGCAGGCCTCGGCCAGGTGCAGCTCGGCCTCGACGTCGGCGCTGCCGTCGGGCTGGGTGGTGAGCTCGATCGCCTCCTGGGCCCGGCGGCGGGCCGCCTCCGGCTCGTCGTGGGCGATCCCGACCAGTGTCAGCCCGAGCAGCGACCACAGCCGTTTGCGGGTGAAGCCGACCTCGAGGCTGAGGCGGTTGCCCTCGGCGAAGTGGCGCTC containing:
- a CDS encoding SIS domain-containing protein, which encodes MTDIDGYLKASAAMAATLAERPGGAAVERAARLVADALAGGGQVLFCGNGGSAADAQHLAAELVGRLQLERPAYRAVALTTDTSVLTALGNDYGYADVFARQVQGLGRPGDVLVAISTSGRSENVLRAAAAAKAGGMAVVAFLGPAASPLDDTADLALHVDGDVAGLVQQGHITIGHALCGWVEQRLAGS
- a CDS encoding glycosyltransferase family 4 protein, with amino-acid sequence MNLLLVTNDFPPRSGGIQQYCHNLVRRLPPDRVVVYAPAWPGAAAFDADQPFRVVRHPGRTMLPVPGVLRRTVALAREVRPDVICFGAAFPLGLLAGRLTRATGVPCVGFTHGVEVAVGRVPLVRRLMVRVAGDLRLVTAVSRWSAARVTRAVRGRCPVELLPAGVAADAYHPAVDGRPVRARHGLGSAPVCVCISRLVPRKGQDRLIQAWPEVVARVPEARLLLVGGGPYERRLRRLAAASPVADRIHLAGEVAWEDLPAHYAAGDVFAMPCRTRWLGLDLEALGVVFLEAAATGLPVVAGRSGGAPETVAEGETGTVVDGRRPGPVGAAVAGLLADPARARAMGAAGRRRVEAEFSWPAVVTRLEELLSIAAGAPK
- a CDS encoding M48 family metalloprotease, encoding MLIEPLFNRFRPLDPGPLRARLLELAETMRVPVGDVLVADASRRTTKVNAYVSGLGRTRRVVVYDTLLAAAGPGSPGGADEVALVAAHELAHVRHRDVLWGTVGAAALAAVAVLAAVAVFDLEPVQRALGVTGLGDPLAAPGLLLLAALGGLVAAPVASAISRWAEARADWVALEVTGDPATAVAVERRLALENRADLRPNRLLMLLFASHPSTMARIAQAWLWAERH
- a CDS encoding HAD family hydrolase, which codes for MSRPAVFLDRDGTLVEEVPYLHDPARVALLGGVGALARLAAAGYALVVVTNQAGVARGLYDEAAVDAVHRRLAELLAGAGVRLDAVLHCPHHPEGTVPGYARRCRCRKPGPGMLEAAAARLGLDLAASYMIGNHPTDVGAAAAAGVTPLYVTTGQAAGRPPPAGVAVVDGLEVATRAVLDGTVAPAGGKATRPAPAVTERAWPGMPVGRGRPRP
- a CDS encoding Crp/Fnr family transcriptional regulator — translated: MTRRRSQADEAALLQVLEQSPIFRHGRPDALDQLAKQATPFDYPVGSFLMRQGEPADHVLVLTAGEVAIVSPVRGGGELVHTIIRAGNLIGELALLNEGRRTAGARATSPTTAWAIGRDPFWGFLEANPPASSALLRQVAARLAAREALIDDLLSLDVKSRLAKVLLGLADDLGEPDPDGGTRISLRLTHRDLAGMVGASRENVSRALGAFRKRGFINYDSDSIRLRNPDALRRLT